One Chitinophaga sp. H8 DNA window includes the following coding sequences:
- a CDS encoding serine hydrolase domain-containing protein, producing MTMPAIRIYVLCLLCLLTAPLASAQQTAKNLAHLFDSLEARGGFNGCVLVAEEGKPIFSRAIGYANQDKKQLLNIRTDFELASVSKQFTALAIMQLKEKGKLTYDDSLKKYFPALPYKGITLRHLLIHTSGLPEFLAFGKAEVDINRINYNKDILAVLSKAGDTTLFKPGTSFAYCNTNYLLLALIVEKVSGLPFARYMTQYVFNPAGMLRTKVYARRADKEPMDNYALSYIWDARLNKFIAPDSSITNARAFYLDGVAGPYGISSNVEDLLKWDQVLYTNKLVSAATLQEAFTPGKKDDGSALKGIMGYGFGWIALPLNDSAIGASVYHTGGYPGYQSVITRYLDKHKTVILLTNFYEKQNVNELTGIIEDILFGHPYTIPAAKKMPRSVPVTTAQVQGFDGVYAMDQAPAVKMTITTRDSRVFAQLTGQSEYEVYASSADTFFYTVVAARLKFDKDKDGIVQKITLFQNGQEMPMSRIKETTSKL from the coding sequence ATGACTATGCCGGCCATTCGGATCTATGTACTTTGTTTGTTATGCCTTTTAACAGCACCTCTGGCAAGCGCTCAGCAAACGGCAAAAAACCTCGCTCATTTATTTGATTCCCTGGAAGCCCGGGGAGGGTTTAATGGTTGTGTACTGGTAGCAGAGGAAGGTAAACCTATATTCTCGCGGGCAATAGGTTATGCGAACCAGGATAAAAAGCAGTTACTGAATATCCGGACGGACTTTGAACTGGCTTCTGTTTCAAAACAGTTTACAGCCCTCGCTATTATGCAGCTTAAGGAAAAAGGGAAGCTGACGTATGATGATTCTCTGAAGAAATATTTTCCGGCATTACCTTATAAAGGCATTACGTTGCGGCATTTGTTAATACATACTTCGGGGCTTCCTGAATTCCTGGCATTTGGGAAAGCTGAAGTAGATATTAATCGTATCAATTACAATAAAGACATTTTAGCAGTCCTGTCTAAAGCAGGGGATACAACGCTATTTAAACCAGGAACAAGCTTCGCATATTGTAATACAAACTATTTGTTGCTGGCGCTGATTGTAGAAAAAGTATCCGGGCTGCCATTTGCCAGGTATATGACGCAGTATGTGTTTAATCCGGCAGGTATGTTACGTACAAAGGTATATGCCCGGCGGGCAGACAAGGAGCCAATGGATAATTATGCATTGAGTTATATCTGGGATGCACGTCTTAACAAATTCATAGCACCAGACAGCAGTATTACCAATGCCCGTGCATTTTACCTGGATGGGGTAGCCGGACCATATGGCATCAGCAGTAATGTTGAAGACCTGTTAAAATGGGATCAGGTGTTGTACACCAATAAACTGGTGAGTGCAGCTACCTTACAGGAAGCATTTACGCCAGGAAAAAAGGATGATGGCAGTGCATTGAAGGGAATTATGGGCTATGGCTTTGGCTGGATTGCGCTGCCTCTTAACGATAGTGCTATAGGGGCCAGCGTATACCATACCGGAGGGTATCCTGGTTATCAGTCTGTCATCACCCGGTATTTAGACAAGCATAAAACGGTTATCCTGCTGACAAATTTCTATGAAAAGCAAAATGTGAATGAGCTGACCGGTATTATAGAAGATATTCTTTTCGGTCATCCCTATACTATTCCGGCAGCAAAAAAGATGCCCAGGAGTGTGCCGGTTACTACTGCCCAGGTGCAGGGATTTGACGGCGTATATGCAATGGATCAGGCCCCTGCGGTGAAGATGACGATTACCACCCGTGATAGCCGTGTATTTGCACAACTTACCGGCCAGAGTGAGTATGAAGTATATGCTTCCTCGGCAGATACGTTCTTTTATACGGTGGTAGCCGCCCGTCTGAAATTTGA